Proteins from a genomic interval of Clostridium scatologenes:
- a CDS encoding DUF5058 family protein, translating to MELKNIMNSPGLWIASSFTVIVIVTQSLVFLRAALKEAKRLEIPRDKYISGMRSAIITSIGPSFSPAIILMSLITVIGAPTTWMRLSDVGAARTELSMVTLASGILGVSPSSSAFGLKAFAYSIWGMALNDLGWLIVVLVLTHKMSGTVKTLYSKYNPKWIKSLMFGATIGLFAYLLSNQIVVKAALKKDYLVAALISGASVLIMAKLFKNHPRLKELSLGIAMLVGMIATHALY from the coding sequence ATGGAGTTAAAGAACATAATGAATAGTCCAGGTTTATGGATAGCATCAAGTTTTACTGTTATTGTAATTGTTACTCAAAGTTTAGTCTTTTTAAGAGCTGCTTTAAAGGAAGCGAAAAGATTAGAAATTCCAAGAGATAAATATATAAGTGGTATGCGTTCGGCTATTATTACTTCAATTGGACCATCTTTTTCACCTGCTATTATTTTAATGTCTTTGATTACAGTTATTGGTGCTCCTACTACATGGATGCGATTAAGTGATGTTGGAGCAGCACGTACGGAATTATCAATGGTTACATTAGCATCTGGAATACTTGGAGTATCTCCATCATCTTCTGCATTTGGATTAAAAGCCTTTGCTTACTCTATATGGGGTATGGCTTTAAATGACTTAGGGTGGTTAATAGTTGTTTTAGTTCTTACACATAAAATGAGTGGAACTGTTAAAACTTTATATTCGAAATATAATCCTAAATGGATAAAATCTTTAATGTTTGGAGCAACTATAGGATTATTTGCATATTTGTTATCAAATCAAATAGTTGTTAAGGCAGCACTTAAGAAAGATTATCTAGTTGCAGCTCTTATTTCAGGCGCTTCTGTACTAATTATGGCAAAATTATTTAAAAATCATCCGAGACTTAAAGAATTATCTTTAGGAATTGCTATGTTAGTAGGAATGATAGCTACACATGCTTTATATTAA
- a CDS encoding M20 family metallopeptidase yields MIEKISKKVDEYNNDMVSLLEKLVNIDSGRDNPEGIDKVAHAVGNILNSIGFKVEYLEHPGVCTHVLARKEGTGKKNAMVIGHIDTVFSKGTAAKRPFTIKDGKAYGPGVLDMKGGVVIALSALKALSDLDWNEKNITVLFCGDEESGHPVLNTPELFTKESKGKDAVFNMETGSDDGAVVVARKGVMYPYMAVKGIDVHAGKDPQKGASAVLELAHKIVDLHNLTDYESGITYNVGVIKGGTVANAVAGEAQAKIDIRFKTCEQGEKALNDLKKVAEKTYVPGTETTISHEKVSFMPMEQTEEGMKLFKVVQEQGRKLGIEPEIKPIFVGGGSDACWTTMAGVPSVCAMGARGELNHGEREYIQVYSLNERAKLLACSIVAF; encoded by the coding sequence ATGATAGAGAAGATTAGCAAAAAGGTTGATGAATACAATAATGACATGGTTTCATTATTAGAAAAATTGGTTAACATTGATTCGGGTCGTGACAATCCAGAAGGAATAGACAAGGTTGCACATGCTGTGGGAAATATATTAAATAGTATTGGATTTAAAGTTGAATATTTAGAACATCCGGGCGTGTGTACTCATGTTTTAGCTCGTAAAGAAGGTACTGGAAAGAAAAATGCAATGGTAATAGGTCATATAGATACTGTCTTTTCAAAAGGAACAGCAGCAAAAAGACCTTTCACTATTAAAGATGGCAAGGCTTATGGACCTGGTGTTTTAGATATGAAAGGTGGTGTAGTTATAGCACTTTCAGCGCTTAAGGCGCTTAGCGACTTAGATTGGAATGAAAAAAATATTACTGTGCTTTTCTGTGGGGATGAAGAATCGGGTCATCCAGTGCTAAATACACCAGAATTATTTACCAAAGAGTCAAAGGGTAAAGATGCCGTATTTAATATGGAAACTGGTTCAGATGATGGAGCTGTAGTTGTAGCTAGAAAAGGTGTAATGTATCCTTACATGGCAGTAAAAGGAATAGATGTACATGCTGGCAAGGATCCTCAAAAAGGAGCTTCTGCAGTTTTAGAATTAGCTCATAAAATTGTGGACTTACATAATCTAACGGATTATGAATCAGGTATAACATATAATGTAGGTGTTATTAAAGGAGGTACAGTAGCTAATGCTGTTGCTGGGGAAGCACAAGCTAAAATAGATATAAGATTTAAAACATGTGAACAAGGTGAGAAAGCCCTTAATGACTTGAAGAAAGTTGCAGAAAAAACATATGTACCAGGAACTGAAACTACTATTTCTCATGAAAAGGTTTCATTTATGCCTATGGAACAAACAGAAGAAGGAATGAAGCTTTTTAAAGTAGTTCAAGAACAAGGTCGTAAGCTTGGCATAGAACCAGAAATAAAACCAATTTTTGTAGGAGGAGGTTCTGATGCTTGCTGGACTACTATGGCTGGAGTTCCATCAGTTTGTGCTATGGGAGCTCGCGGTGAATTAAATCATGGGGAGCGTGAATATATTCAAGTTTATAGTTTAAATGAACGTGCTAAACTTCTTGCTTGTAGTATAGTTGCTTTTTAA
- the menC gene encoding o-succinylbenzoate synthase → MKINEIVMRQIQMPLKKAFETSFDSMKFKNCLIVEIHDEDGNIGYGECSTFERPYYNQEFMGGAWSLLENILIPETLAATIEHPDETTKLFSRYHLNNMAKSSINCALWDLYAKENKLALAKALGGTKDKVETGVSIGIQKDVQSLLDAVKGYIEDGYRRIKIKIKPGKDVEYMTAVRKKFGDIMLMADANSAYTLADVDTFKKLDELGLIMIEQPLAHDDIVDHAELQSQIKTKICLDESILTLEDARKAIKLKSCGIINIKVARVGGLTEAKKIQKLGYDNGIGIWCGGMLDSGIARAHNIAVATLQGYTLPNDIAASERYYAHDIINPMIKLDGTFIDVPRGNGIGFDPDTYYMDKFTVKKAVYSKKIK, encoded by the coding sequence GTGAAAATTAACGAAATAGTAATGAGACAAATTCAAATGCCATTAAAAAAAGCATTTGAAACAAGTTTTGATTCAATGAAATTTAAAAATTGTTTAATTGTTGAAATCCATGATGAGGATGGAAACATTGGATATGGTGAGTGTTCAACCTTTGAAAGACCATATTATAATCAAGAATTTATGGGTGGTGCCTGGTCACTATTAGAAAATATTTTAATTCCAGAAACATTAGCAGCTACAATAGAACATCCAGATGAAACAACTAAGTTATTTTCAAGATATCATCTCAATAATATGGCAAAATCATCAATTAATTGTGCACTTTGGGATTTATATGCAAAGGAAAACAAGTTAGCACTAGCTAAAGCTTTAGGTGGTACTAAAGATAAAGTTGAAACAGGAGTTAGCATTGGAATTCAAAAAGATGTTCAAAGCTTATTAGATGCAGTTAAAGGATATATTGAAGATGGTTATCGTAGAATTAAAATTAAAATTAAACCTGGTAAAGATGTAGAGTATATGACAGCTGTTAGAAAGAAATTTGGAGATATAATGTTAATGGCTGATGCTAACTCAGCATACACATTAGCTGATGTTGATACATTTAAAAAGTTAGATGAACTTGGGTTAATAATGATTGAACAGCCTTTAGCTCATGATGATATAGTTGACCATGCTGAATTGCAGTCCCAAATAAAAACAAAAATTTGTTTGGATGAAAGCATTTTAACACTGGAAGATGCTAGAAAGGCTATTAAACTTAAAAGCTGTGGAATCATTAATATTAAAGTAGCTAGAGTTGGAGGACTTACTGAAGCTAAAAAGATTCAAAAGTTAGGTTATGATAATGGCATTGGTATTTGGTGTGGTGGAATGTTGGATTCTGGAATCGCTAGAGCTCACAATATTGCAGTAGCAACACTACAGGGATATACGTTACCGAATGATATTGCAGCATCAGAACGTTATTATGCACATGATATTATCAATCCAATGATTAAGCTTGATGGTACATTTATTGATGTTCCAAGGGGGAATGGTATTGGATTTGATCCAGATACTTATTATATGGACAAGTTTACAGTTAAAAAAGCTGTTTATAGCAAAAAAATCAAATAA